Below is a genomic region from Flavobacteriales bacterium.
TTGTAAACAACCTCGGAGGAAAATACATCACGGCAGAAGACGTGGGGATTTCGCCCAAAGAAATGTCGTGGGTAAACATGGAAACCGAACACGTTGCCGGATTACCGGGTCGTTCAGGAGATCCTTCGCCGGTGACGGCCTATGGCGTGTACATGGGAATGAAAGCCGCTGCCAAAGAAGCATTCGGAACCGATTCACTCAACGGAAAAAAAGTAGCCGTGCAGGGTGTTGGTCACGTAGGTGAATACCTCGTGGGATACCTCGCCAAAGAAGGAGCAAAAATTACCATTACCGATATTCACGACGATACCCTGGCACATGTTTCAAAAAAATTCGGTGCTACCGTAGTAGGCGTAGAGGAGATTTATGATGTGGACATGGATATTTACGCACCATGTGCATTGGGAGCTACCATCAACGATGAAACCTTGAACCGTTTGAAATGTGCTGTTATTGCCGGTGCTGCCAATAACCAATTGCGCGACGAAAAGAAACACGGAGAAGAAGTGTTGAAACGCGGATTGATTTATGCACCCGATTATGCCATTAACTCCGGAGGAATCATTAACTGCTACACCGAAGTGAAAGGCTTTAACAACGAATGGGCTATGCAGAATTCAGAGAATATCTACACCACCATTCAAAACATCATCAAAGAATCCAAAGCAACCAATACACCAACTTACCTTGTGGCCAACCGCATTGCTGAGCGTCGTATTGAAGCTATCGGAAAAATTAAACGCTTTATCTGATCAATTTTAAATACAACG
It encodes:
- a CDS encoding leucine dehydrogenase translates to MNLLGHEQVLFCNDEETGLKAIIAVHNTVLGPALGGTRMWPYKTEMEALTDVLRLSRGMTYKSAVAGLNLGGGKAVIIGDSRKDKSEALFRRFGKFVNNLGGKYITAEDVGISPKEMSWVNMETEHVAGLPGRSGDPSPVTAYGVYMGMKAAAKEAFGTDSLNGKKVAVQGVGHVGEYLVGYLAKEGAKITITDIHDDTLAHVSKKFGATVVGVEEIYDVDMDIYAPCALGATINDETLNRLKCAVIAGAANNQLRDEKKHGEEVLKRGLIYAPDYAINSGGIINCYTEVKGFNNEWAMQNSENIYTTIQNIIKESKATNTPTYLVANRIAERRIEAIGKIKRFI